A genomic stretch from Vibrio algarum includes:
- the xylB gene encoding xylulokinase — MYIGIDLGTSGVKVILLDDNDVIVATQTEPLTVSRPKELWSEQNAQDWWDATNAAVLKMKEKTDLSSVRAIGLSGQMHGATLLDKDGQLLRPAILWNDGRCYEECLELERLVPKSRDITGNIMMPGFTAPKLKWVKNYEPEIFNKIDKVLLPKDYLRYKLSGDFASDMSDSAGTMWLDVAKRDWNDELLEATGLTREHMPALYEGCEVTGVLSSKLAKAWEMPCVPIVAGAGDNAAGAVGVGIIEPGQAMLSLGTSGVYFAVSDGFLSNPESALHSFCHALPNRWHSMSVILSAASCLDWVTKLTGQSDVGAMLEDVQANADLNSKVIFLPYLSGERTPHNNPNAKGVFFGMTHSTTKSELALAVMEGVGFAFKDGLDALHATDLVPEEISLIGGGARSAYWRQMLADIFGMRLVYRSGGDVGPALGAARLAHLGTVKNPNLADICPVPDLIQVHEPDPAKHDRYAQRRETYQKLYEQLKPLF, encoded by the coding sequence ATGTATATCGGAATAGATTTAGGTACATCTGGAGTTAAAGTGATTCTCCTTGATGATAATGATGTAATCGTTGCAACACAGACCGAACCACTCACTGTTTCTAGGCCTAAAGAATTGTGGTCAGAACAAAATGCGCAAGATTGGTGGGATGCCACTAATGCAGCGGTACTAAAAATGAAAGAAAAGACGGATCTTTCGAGCGTTAGAGCGATTGGATTGTCAGGTCAAATGCATGGCGCTACTTTACTAGATAAAGATGGTCAGCTGCTAAGACCTGCCATTTTGTGGAACGATGGCCGTTGCTATGAAGAATGTCTGGAGTTAGAGAGGTTAGTACCTAAAAGCCGCGATATTACTGGCAATATAATGATGCCAGGTTTTACTGCTCCTAAGCTAAAATGGGTCAAAAATTACGAGCCTGAGATATTTAATAAGATAGACAAAGTATTGTTACCTAAAGATTATCTCCGTTATAAACTGTCTGGTGATTTTGCATCAGATATGTCGGATTCAGCGGGCACTATGTGGTTGGACGTTGCTAAGCGAGATTGGAACGATGAATTACTTGAAGCAACAGGACTTACTCGGGAGCATATGCCAGCATTATATGAGGGCTGTGAAGTGACCGGTGTGCTTTCAAGCAAATTAGCGAAAGCGTGGGAGATGCCGTGTGTTCCTATTGTAGCAGGTGCTGGGGATAATGCGGCAGGTGCCGTTGGTGTTGGTATTATTGAACCAGGCCAAGCTATGCTGTCATTAGGTACCTCTGGTGTCTATTTTGCGGTTAGTGATGGATTCTTATCTAATCCTGAATCTGCGTTACACAGTTTCTGCCATGCACTTCCCAATAGATGGCACTCTATGTCGGTCATATTAAGTGCAGCTTCCTGTTTAGACTGGGTGACTAAACTCACGGGCCAATCAGATGTTGGAGCGATGCTGGAAGACGTACAAGCGAATGCTGATTTAAATTCGAAGGTTATTTTCTTGCCTTACTTATCTGGTGAACGTACACCTCATAACAATCCAAATGCAAAAGGTGTTTTCTTTGGTATGACTCATTCAACGACTAAATCAGAGCTGGCATTGGCAGTTATGGAAGGCGTTGGATTTGCATTTAAAGATGGTTTAGATGCACTCCATGCTACCGATCTTGTACCAGAAGAGATCTCTCTAATTGGGGGAGGGGCTAGAAGTGCCTATTGGCGTCAAATGCTGGCTGATATCTTTGGTATGAGATTAGTTTATCGTTCTGGTGGCGATGTAGGCCCTGCTCTTGGTGCCGCGCGTTTAGCACATTTAGGGACAGTTAAAAATCCGAATCTTGCTGATATTTGCCCTGTTCCAGACCTAATACAGGTTCACGAACCAGATCCAGCAAAGCACGATCGCTACGCACAAAGGCGTGAAACTTACCAAAAATTGTACGAGCAATTGAAACCCCTTTTTTAA
- the nirD gene encoding nitrite reductase small subunit NirD, translated as MSNWKSICKESDLAPNVGSCALINNEHVAIFNCKRTNSLYAISNYDPIGKASILSRGIIGSIDGQPYVASPLYKQHFHLETGVCLEQPEHQLKTYLIRSIDGEIQVQVPELIPA; from the coding sequence ATGAGCAACTGGAAGAGCATCTGTAAAGAGTCTGACCTTGCACCCAATGTTGGTAGCTGTGCATTGATAAATAACGAACATGTGGCGATATTTAATTGCAAACGCACTAATTCGCTTTACGCCATATCCAACTACGATCCGATAGGCAAAGCCTCTATTTTGTCTCGAGGGATTATCGGATCTATCGACGGTCAACCTTACGTTGCCTCACCGTTATACAAGCAGCATTTTCACCTTGAAACAGGGGTATGCTTAGAGCAGCCCGAACACCAACTTAAAACTTACTTAATTCGCTCAATAGATGGGGAAATACAGGTTCAGGTGCCTGAGCTTATCCCAGCTTAA
- a CDS encoding apurinic/apyrimidinic endonuclease family protein, whose product MTEFFKNVSTIKFEGSETQNSLAFRHYDKDKMILGKSMKDHLRFAACYWHNFCWPGSDVFGSGTFDRAWQKNGDALEMAKMKADAAFEFFSKLDVPYYCFHDTDVAPEGTSIKEYVNNFATMVDILEQKQSETGLKLLWGTANAFSNPRYMAGAGSNPDPKVFAYAATQIFNAMAATKRLGGENYVLWGDVKVMKRY is encoded by the coding sequence ATGACTGAATTCTTTAAAAATGTAAGTACAATTAAATTCGAAGGAAGCGAAACGCAGAATTCTTTAGCGTTTCGTCACTATGACAAAGATAAAATGATCTTAGGTAAATCAATGAAAGATCATTTGCGTTTCGCAGCATGTTATTGGCACAACTTCTGCTGGCCAGGTTCAGATGTGTTTGGTTCTGGCACTTTTGATAGAGCATGGCAGAAAAATGGGGACGCTCTTGAAATGGCAAAAATGAAGGCAGATGCCGCGTTCGAGTTTTTCTCAAAATTAGACGTTCCTTATTACTGCTTCCATGACACCGACGTCGCACCAGAAGGTACCTCGATTAAAGAGTATGTAAACAACTTCGCAACCATGGTTGATATTCTTGAGCAAAAACAATCAGAAACGGGCTTAAAACTGCTTTGGGGAACAGCGAATGCGTTCTCAAACCCTCGTTATATGGCTGGCGCAGGTTCCAACCCTGATCCTAAAGTGTTTGCCTATGCGGCGACTCAAATCTTCAATGCTATGGCGGCAACGAAACGTCTTGGTGGCGAAAACTATGTGCTTTGGGGGGACGTGAAGGTTATGAAACGCTATTAA
- a CDS encoding nitroreductase family protein, translated as MTHQIITDLNNRYTAKKYDQEKRITAEDMDVIKEAIRLSASSINSQPWKFIIIESDEAKQRFHDSFANNFQFNQPHAKQASHTILFAYNPRFTKEQYKKVVDVEVTSGHLPAEMYDNMLNGGFTFTEMNTDDTGYNGYWTKAQTYIALGNALHTLARLGIDSTPMEGVDAQLIGELFKEELDGYVVDVALAMGYHNDTEDYNHGLPKARLSTEDVITIL; from the coding sequence ATGACTCACCAAATTATTACTGACCTAAACAACCGTTACACTGCAAAAAAGTACGACCAAGAAAAACGCATTACAGCTGAAGATATGGATGTAATTAAGGAAGCGATTCGCTTATCAGCTTCGTCTATTAACTCGCAGCCTTGGAAATTTATTATTATTGAAAGTGACGAAGCGAAACAACGTTTCCATGACTCATTTGCAAACAACTTTCAGTTCAATCAACCACACGCTAAACAAGCATCCCATACCATTTTGTTCGCATATAATCCTCGTTTTACGAAAGAACAATACAAAAAAGTCGTAGATGTAGAGGTAACGTCAGGTCACTTACCTGCAGAAATGTATGACAACATGTTAAATGGCGGTTTTACATTTACAGAAATGAATACCGATGATACCGGCTACAATGGGTATTGGACAAAAGCGCAGACTTACATTGCATTAGGTAATGCTTTGCATACACTTGCTCGTTTAGGCATCGATTCGACGCCTATGGAAGGTGTTGATGCACAGCTAATCGGTGAATTATTCAAAGAAGAGCTCGATGGGTACGTAGTCGACGTTGCTTTAGCGATGGGTTACCACAATGACACAGAAGATTATAACCATGGTCTACCGAAAGCTCGGTTATCGACCGAAGATGTAATTACTATCCTTTAA
- a CDS encoding sugar ABC transporter permease gives MGVMDKLKTMNIQLLVMIAAIVFIMLFFSVMTEWSYLTPRNISNLFRQTSITGILAIGMVFVIISGEIDLSVGSMMGLLGGVAAILDVWFGLPLPVTIVITLVAGFVLGVWNGWWVAYRKVPSFIVTLAGMLAFRGILIGITDGTTVAPTSDAMSIIGQSYLPNMVSLAIGIGCLAMYFAWQQKRNGMRKKYNLEVASTQSTLTKSAVIGVAVLTIIFLLNDYRGVPTPVLMLTFFLLVGTFIATKSRFGRRIYAIGGNIDASRLSGINVERTKLSVYAMNGFLVAVAALILSSRLGAGSPSAGNIAELDAIAACVIGGTSMAGGVGTVIGAVIGAFIMASLDNGMSMMDVPTFWQYIVKGGILLLAVWMDSATKQKR, from the coding sequence ATGGGTGTTATGGATAAGCTAAAAACCATGAACATACAACTGTTAGTGATGATAGCAGCCATTGTGTTCATTATGTTGTTCTTTAGCGTGATGACGGAGTGGAGCTATCTTACCCCGCGTAATATTTCTAACCTATTTAGACAGACTTCTATTACTGGCATTCTAGCCATCGGTATGGTGTTCGTTATAATTAGTGGGGAAATAGACCTTTCCGTTGGTTCTATGATGGGTCTACTTGGTGGTGTTGCTGCTATTCTCGATGTGTGGTTTGGATTACCTTTGCCAGTCACTATAGTGATCACGCTTGTTGCGGGCTTCGTATTGGGCGTTTGGAATGGGTGGTGGGTAGCGTATCGTAAAGTCCCTTCATTTATCGTCACTCTGGCGGGGATGTTAGCGTTTCGCGGTATTTTGATTGGTATTACTGATGGAACAACCGTTGCTCCAACCTCTGATGCCATGTCTATTATCGGTCAAAGTTACCTACCAAATATGGTTAGTCTCGCGATTGGTATTGGTTGCTTAGCGATGTACTTTGCTTGGCAACAGAAGCGAAATGGTATGCGTAAAAAGTACAATTTAGAGGTAGCTAGCACCCAATCAACATTGACGAAAAGTGCGGTCATTGGTGTTGCGGTACTCACCATTATCTTCTTATTGAATGACTATCGTGGTGTTCCTACTCCCGTATTAATGCTTACCTTCTTTTTGTTAGTGGGAACCTTTATTGCCACCAAGTCTCGCTTTGGACGGCGTATCTACGCCATTGGTGGAAATATAGACGCTAGTCGTTTGTCGGGTATTAATGTCGAAAGAACGAAGTTGTCTGTTTATGCGATGAATGGCTTTTTAGTGGCTGTCGCTGCTTTGATTTTGAGCTCTCGATTAGGTGCTGGTTCACCATCCGCGGGGAATATAGCTGAATTAGATGCTATTGCCGCTTGTGTGATTGGTGGAACGAGCATGGCCGGTGGTGTTGGTACGGTAATTGGTGCGGTAATAGGTGCCTTTATCATGGCTTCACTAGATAACGGTATGAGTATGATGGATGTTCCGACTTTCTGGCAATATATCGTAAAAGGTGGGATCTTGTTATTAGCGGTATGGATGGATAGTGCCACTAAGCAGAAACGTTAA
- a CDS encoding xylose ABC transporter ATP-binding protein, whose protein sequence is MSSPLLEMHDIVKCFGPVKALDGVSIRLEKGEILSLCGENGSGKSTLMKVLCGIYPHGDYQGEIIYQGEKLEPNKISDTEDLGIAIIHQELTMVKELSILENLFLGSELCKYGVMDYELMHFEAEILLEKVKLAVSPETKVGDLGVGQQQLVEIAKAMSKNAKLLVLDEPTAPLTESETEILLDLVKDLRDSGVSCIYISHKLGEVKAISDHICVIRDGTHIGTREARNMTTDDIITMMVGREMKQLFPREEHDIGEVVLEVKNVKAWDKANSSIPKVRDASFNLRKGEILGVSGLVGAGRTELMECLYGCYLGRYEGQYFLNGKQLKTSTSRDALEVGIAMVPEDRKRNGIIPIMSVGQNISLAAIDQFSTGGIVNDTIEANSIQDAVKKLTVKTPNTEIAIKNLSGGNQQKAILARFLMVNPSVLILDEPTRGIDVGAKYEIYKLMFQLVKSGISIIMVSSELPEVLGISDRVLVMHEGVIKGDLVNENLTQEIIMDCALFEGVAA, encoded by the coding sequence ATGTCTTCTCCATTACTAGAGATGCACGATATCGTTAAATGCTTTGGTCCTGTTAAAGCGTTGGACGGGGTAAGCATTCGTTTAGAAAAGGGTGAGATTTTGTCATTGTGTGGTGAGAATGGATCAGGTAAGTCGACGTTGATGAAGGTGCTCTGTGGCATTTATCCTCACGGTGATTATCAAGGTGAAATTATCTACCAGGGTGAGAAACTAGAACCAAATAAAATTTCAGATACTGAAGATTTGGGTATCGCAATAATCCACCAAGAGCTAACCATGGTTAAAGAGCTTAGCATTCTTGAAAACCTCTTTTTAGGCTCCGAACTTTGTAAATATGGCGTGATGGATTATGAGCTCATGCATTTCGAAGCTGAAATATTATTAGAAAAAGTAAAATTAGCCGTTTCTCCCGAAACAAAGGTGGGTGATCTAGGAGTAGGGCAACAACAGTTAGTAGAAATTGCCAAAGCGATGTCTAAAAACGCCAAATTATTGGTGCTTGATGAGCCAACCGCACCATTGACAGAGTCTGAAACCGAAATCCTGCTTGATCTTGTTAAAGACCTGCGTGATTCAGGTGTTAGCTGTATCTATATTTCTCATAAATTGGGTGAAGTAAAAGCAATTTCTGACCATATTTGTGTGATACGAGATGGAACACACATCGGTACCCGAGAGGCACGCAATATGACCACTGACGACATTATTACGATGATGGTGGGCCGAGAAATGAAACAGTTATTCCCTAGGGAAGAGCATGACATTGGCGAGGTGGTGTTAGAAGTTAAGAATGTTAAAGCCTGGGATAAAGCCAATTCCAGTATACCTAAAGTACGAGATGCTAGTTTCAACTTAAGAAAAGGTGAGATTCTTGGTGTCTCTGGATTGGTGGGGGCAGGTCGAACGGAATTAATGGAGTGTCTATACGGTTGCTATTTAGGACGGTATGAGGGGCAATATTTTCTCAATGGAAAACAGCTTAAAACCTCTACAAGTCGTGATGCATTAGAGGTGGGTATAGCAATGGTACCAGAAGATCGAAAACGTAACGGTATCATTCCAATAATGAGTGTTGGGCAGAATATCTCTCTTGCCGCCATCGATCAATTTAGCACCGGAGGCATTGTTAATGACACCATTGAAGCAAACTCTATTCAAGATGCGGTTAAAAAACTCACTGTCAAAACACCCAATACAGAAATAGCGATAAAGAACCTGTCTGGTGGTAATCAACAGAAGGCAATTTTGGCTCGATTTCTTATGGTTAATCCGAGTGTACTTATCCTTGATGAGCCGACTCGTGGCATCGATGTTGGTGCGAAATATGAAATTTATAAGCTGATGTTCCAACTGGTTAAAAGTGGTATCAGCATCATTATGGTTTCTTCTGAACTGCCTGAAGTATTAGGTATCAGTGATCGAGTTCTGGTTATGCATGAAGGTGTAATCAAAGGCGATTTGGTTAACGAAAATTTAACTCAAGAAATTATTATGGATTGTGCTTTATTTGAAGGAGTAGCAGCATGA
- the xylF gene encoding D-xylose ABC transporter substrate-binding protein, translating into MKKIITLICAVLISISAPVFAKSVKIGMVIDDLRLERWQKDRDIFVNTAEKLGAKIYVQSANGNEQTQISQIENMISRGVDVLVIIPTNGEVLSNVIKEAKRDGIKVLAYDRLINNADIDFYLSFDNEKVGEMQAKALIAAKPTGRYFLMGGAPTDNNAKLFRQGQMNILQSKIDSGDIEVVGDQWVDSWLAENALKIMENALTANDNNIDVVVASNDSTAGGAIQALDAQGLAGKVIISGQDADLAAVRRIVDGTQTMTVYKPIVALAQRAAEIAVVLGNDDTPRVNSKLNNGMKDVDAWLLEPIAVDANNLKKTVIADGFHAEKDVYQ; encoded by the coding sequence ATGAAAAAGATAATAACCCTTATATGTGCAGTGCTAATTAGTATAAGTGCACCTGTATTTGCTAAAAGCGTAAAAATTGGCATGGTAATCGATGACTTACGTTTAGAGCGTTGGCAGAAAGATAGAGATATCTTTGTTAATACTGCGGAAAAACTTGGCGCAAAGATTTATGTGCAATCGGCGAATGGTAATGAGCAGACTCAGATTTCTCAGATAGAAAACATGATCTCTCGTGGTGTTGACGTGCTGGTTATCATACCTACCAACGGTGAAGTACTTTCTAACGTTATTAAAGAAGCGAAACGTGACGGTATTAAAGTTTTGGCGTATGACCGCCTAATCAACAATGCAGATATTGATTTCTATCTTTCATTTGATAACGAAAAAGTAGGGGAAATGCAAGCTAAAGCATTAATAGCAGCTAAGCCAACTGGACGTTATTTCTTAATGGGTGGTGCTCCGACAGATAATAACGCGAAATTATTCCGTCAAGGTCAAATGAATATCCTACAGTCTAAAATCGATTCAGGTGATATTGAAGTTGTTGGTGATCAGTGGGTTGATTCTTGGTTAGCGGAAAACGCACTTAAAATTATGGAAAATGCGCTTACAGCAAATGATAACAACATTGATGTAGTCGTGGCTTCAAATGATTCAACAGCAGGTGGTGCGATTCAAGCTCTTGATGCACAAGGCCTTGCAGGTAAAGTTATTATCTCTGGGCAAGATGCGGATTTAGCAGCGGTTCGTCGTATTGTAGACGGTACACAAACAATGACGGTATACAAACCAATCGTTGCTTTGGCTCAACGTGCCGCAGAAATTGCTGTTGTGCTTGGTAATGACGATACTCCTCGTGTTAACTCTAAACTTAATAACGGCATGAAAGACGTAGATGCATGGTTATTAGAACCAATCGCAGTGGATGCAAATAACCTTAAGAAAACGGTTATCGCTGACGGTTTCCACGCTGAAAAAGATGTTTATCAATAA
- the nirB gene encoding nitrite reductase large subunit NirB, translating to MSKQKIIVVGNGMVGHKFIDTLIQSDRKDVDIITFSEESRLAYDRVQLTSYLTGKTAQDLSIADETYYQENGVNYVINDKVTKLNTAEKQVITASGRTEEYDKLILATGSYPFVPPIPGNDQEHCFVYRTIEDLDAIELSSKQSKVGVVIGGGLLGLEAANAIKNLGLETHVVEFAPRLMAVQLDEGGGTLLRRKIEDMGVTVHTEKATTEILAGENARYRMNFADGSYIETDMIVFSAGIRPQDELARDSDIEIGERGGIVINNYCQTNIHDVYAIGECALWENQIFGLVAPGYQMAKIAAKHLLAEDEKPLPFLGADMSTKLKLLGVDVASIGEVHDKTEGAQSFTYNDEIEQVYKRLIISADGTKIVGAVLVGDAEAFGTLLQMKQNDMPLPSNPSVLILPNVAEDDSSSMGIDALPDTAVICSCFDVTKGDIKQAVAAGSTTMAELKESTNASTGCGGCATLAKQVLDSELIQLGVEVNNNLCEHFAYSRQELSDIIRINKIKTFDDLLEKHGSGLGCAVCKPAAGSILASFWNDYILEDEHIELQDTNDIYLGNMQKDGTYSVVPRIAGGEITPDKLIVIGEVAKEFDLYTKVTGGQRIDLFGAQLNDLPTIWKKLVDAGFETGHAYGKSLRTVKSCVGSTWCRYGVKDSVGFAIDIENRYKGLRTPHKIKFGVSGCTRECAEAQSKDFGIIATENGWNLYVCGNGGMRPRHADLFATDLDDSTLTKYVDRILMFYIRTADRLQRTSVWLENLEGGLDYLKQVIIEDKLGVCHELEKEMAHNITNYQCEWKTTLESPEKLKRFSHFINSDERDENLQFVSMREQRFPKTINEQKIEIVEVN from the coding sequence ATGAGCAAGCAGAAAATTATCGTAGTCGGCAACGGAATGGTTGGCCACAAATTTATCGACACACTCATTCAATCAGATCGAAAAGATGTTGATATCATCACCTTTTCTGAAGAATCACGCCTCGCATATGACCGAGTACAATTAACTTCATACCTGACAGGTAAAACCGCACAAGACCTTTCGATAGCGGATGAAACTTATTACCAAGAAAATGGCGTAAATTACGTTATCAATGACAAAGTAACCAAACTGAACACTGCCGAGAAGCAAGTTATTACTGCCAGCGGTCGCACTGAAGAGTACGATAAATTAATTCTGGCTACGGGGTCTTATCCGTTTGTTCCTCCTATTCCTGGTAACGACCAAGAGCACTGCTTTGTTTATCGCACGATTGAAGACCTAGATGCCATCGAATTATCAAGTAAACAGAGTAAAGTCGGGGTCGTTATCGGTGGAGGGCTACTTGGCCTTGAAGCGGCAAATGCCATTAAAAATCTCGGTTTAGAAACCCATGTAGTTGAATTTGCGCCAAGATTAATGGCAGTTCAACTCGATGAAGGCGGTGGCACGCTGCTTCGAAGAAAAATTGAGGACATGGGAGTGACGGTGCACACCGAAAAAGCCACAACAGAGATTCTGGCTGGTGAAAACGCTCGCTATCGAATGAATTTCGCTGATGGAAGCTACATTGAAACCGACATGATCGTATTTTCTGCTGGTATTAGACCACAAGACGAATTAGCGAGAGATTCAGATATTGAAATAGGTGAGCGCGGTGGTATCGTCATAAACAACTACTGCCAGACCAACATTCACGACGTATACGCCATTGGTGAATGCGCATTATGGGAAAATCAAATATTCGGCCTAGTAGCACCTGGTTATCAAATGGCCAAAATCGCAGCAAAACATTTATTGGCAGAAGATGAAAAGCCATTACCGTTTCTAGGCGCGGATATGAGCACTAAATTAAAACTACTTGGCGTCGATGTTGCAAGTATTGGTGAAGTACACGATAAGACAGAAGGTGCACAGTCGTTTACTTATAACGATGAAATAGAACAAGTGTATAAACGTCTTATCATTTCCGCAGACGGTACCAAGATCGTAGGTGCTGTTTTGGTTGGCGATGCAGAGGCCTTCGGTACGTTGTTGCAAATGAAGCAGAACGACATGCCGTTACCCTCAAACCCGTCAGTACTAATCTTACCCAATGTCGCTGAAGATGATTCTTCATCCATGGGGATAGATGCATTACCAGACACAGCTGTTATCTGCTCCTGTTTTGACGTAACAAAAGGCGACATCAAACAAGCAGTGGCTGCTGGCTCTACAACGATGGCAGAGCTAAAAGAAAGTACTAATGCCTCTACCGGTTGTGGTGGCTGCGCCACACTTGCAAAACAAGTTTTAGATAGCGAGCTCATTCAGCTTGGTGTTGAGGTAAATAACAATCTATGTGAGCACTTTGCCTACTCTCGGCAAGAACTCAGCGATATTATTCGAATCAACAAAATTAAAACCTTTGATGACCTACTAGAAAAACATGGTAGCGGTCTTGGTTGCGCTGTTTGCAAACCCGCAGCAGGATCTATTCTGGCGTCTTTCTGGAATGATTATATTTTAGAAGATGAACATATAGAGCTTCAAGATACCAACGATATTTACCTTGGAAACATGCAAAAAGACGGTACTTATTCTGTCGTTCCTCGTATTGCTGGTGGAGAAATAACGCCGGATAAATTAATAGTAATTGGAGAAGTGGCCAAGGAGTTCGACTTATATACAAAAGTTACTGGTGGGCAACGAATTGACCTGTTCGGAGCGCAACTGAACGACCTGCCCACTATCTGGAAAAAGCTGGTCGATGCTGGATTTGAAACTGGTCACGCGTATGGAAAATCTCTTCGAACTGTCAAGTCTTGCGTAGGCAGCACATGGTGTCGCTATGGTGTTAAAGATAGTGTTGGTTTCGCCATTGATATCGAAAATCGTTACAAAGGCTTACGCACACCGCATAAAATAAAGTTTGGTGTTTCCGGTTGCACTCGAGAATGTGCAGAAGCCCAATCGAAAGATTTTGGTATTATTGCAACGGAAAATGGTTGGAACCTCTATGTTTGTGGTAACGGAGGTATGCGCCCACGTCACGCTGATTTATTCGCGACAGATCTAGATGACAGCACACTTACAAAATATGTAGATCGAATTCTGATGTTCTACATCCGAACGGCTGATCGTCTGCAACGTACATCGGTTTGGTTAGAAAACCTAGAAGGCGGCCTCGATTACCTAAAGCAAGTGATTATCGAAGACAAGCTAGGTGTGTGTCACGAACTTGAAAAAGAGATGGCTCACAACATTACCAATTACCAATGCGAATGGAAAACCACCTTAGAATCTCCCGAGAAATTGAAACGATTCAGTCACTTTATCAATAGTGATGAACGGGACGAGAACCTTCAATTTGTATCTATGCGCGAACAACGCTTCCCGAAAACTATCAATGAGCAAAAAATTGAAATCGTGGAAGTAAATTAA
- a CDS encoding XylR family transcriptional regulator codes for MDKRFRITLLFNANKVYDRQVIEGIGEYLQASQCEWDIFLEEDFVTHLDNFGAWRGDGIIADFDNPEVVKRLEGTDIPVVGVGGSYEEESQYPDIPYVATDNNALVELAFQHLREKGLESFAFYGIPSNSWKSWAHEREVSFKKLVEREGYSGSIYRGNETSPETWQYDMNRLADWLQRLPTPIGIIAVTDSRARHLLQVCEQLNIMVPDKVSVIGIDNEELARYLTRVSLSSVGQGCKEMGYRSAKMLHKLLLARDNEIPPNQALRKPRLLIPPTKVYERQSTDYQALKDSYVIQAMHYIRHNACKGIKVEQVLGYVGISRSNMEARFREERGHSIHQEIHNSKLKRACNLLASTTLPILEISELCGYPSLQYMYTVFKKI; via the coding sequence ATGGATAAGCGCTTTAGAATTACACTACTTTTCAACGCAAATAAGGTATACGACCGCCAAGTTATTGAGGGGATAGGTGAATATTTACAAGCCTCTCAATGCGAATGGGATATCTTTTTAGAAGAAGATTTTGTAACCCACCTAGATAATTTTGGAGCTTGGAGAGGCGACGGAATTATCGCAGATTTTGATAACCCTGAGGTTGTGAAAAGGCTTGAAGGTACAGACATACCAGTAGTTGGCGTTGGCGGTTCCTATGAGGAGGAGTCGCAATACCCGGATATTCCTTATGTAGCAACGGATAATAATGCACTCGTAGAGCTGGCTTTTCAGCACTTACGAGAAAAAGGATTAGAAAGTTTCGCTTTTTACGGTATCCCCTCTAACTCTTGGAAGAGCTGGGCACATGAACGTGAGGTATCGTTTAAAAAATTAGTAGAGCGAGAGGGATACAGCGGTTCAATATATCGCGGTAATGAGACATCTCCAGAAACTTGGCAATACGATATGAACCGCCTGGCCGACTGGTTGCAAAGATTGCCAACACCAATAGGCATTATAGCAGTAACCGATTCAAGAGCCCGCCACTTACTTCAGGTTTGCGAACAGCTAAATATAATGGTCCCAGACAAGGTCTCCGTAATAGGAATTGATAACGAAGAACTGGCTCGTTACTTAACCCGTGTATCCCTTAGCTCTGTTGGTCAGGGCTGTAAAGAAATGGGATATCGTTCGGCTAAAATGCTGCACAAATTACTTTTAGCCAGAGACAACGAGATACCACCAAACCAAGCCCTCAGAAAGCCGCGCCTGTTAATCCCGCCAACAAAAGTATATGAAAGACAAAGTACTGACTATCAAGCATTGAAAGACTCTTATGTTATTCAAGCGATGCACTATATTCGTCATAACGCCTGCAAAGGAATTAAGGTTGAACAAGTACTTGGTTATGTCGGTATTTCTCGCTCGAACATGGAAGCTCGATTTAGAGAAGAACGTGGACATTCTATCCATCAGGAAATCCATAACTCGAAACTGAAAAGAGCCTGTAATTTATTAGCAAGCACAACCCTACCTATTTTAGAGATTTCAGAACTATGTGGCTACCCATCACTACAGTATATGTACACTGTCTTTAAAAAAATCTAG